A stretch of Usitatibacter palustris DNA encodes these proteins:
- the creD gene encoding cell envelope integrity protein CreD: MRFPLLARAVTIGAVALAVLLPLALVGNKVSERQARATSVATEFARESSSLQTVVGPLLALQCEETVVVERLVKRDGKDHTLREPVTRDCATHYFPPRTLAITGRVPVETLHRGIYPIRLYRASLAFAGEFEWPAKPLQEGSVSRTWTAASVMFLTSDARGLRNVTPLTWGEGTKTFVPSETHFSLESKLGDYEKARTAEPVSFRFSLDLYGTKSLNVAPVGDATTLRLTSDWPHPSFIGAFAPDERRVTAEGFEAAWKTTHFATGGRPTWQPTFENGKLRFAERFAGFALADPVNVYSLSYRATEYGFLFVLFTFAGLALAEAIAGVRLHLVQYALVGSALAIFFLLLIALAEHIAFELAYLSAATACVALLTFYLRHPLGMWGRTGVFFGLFVTLYGALFGLLRSEDHALLAGSLLVFGVLAVGMLATRRLDWGMLAARLRAPTAGATVAP; the protein is encoded by the coding sequence ATGCGATTTCCCCTTCTGGCGCGCGCAGTGACCATCGGCGCGGTGGCGCTGGCGGTGCTCCTTCCCCTCGCCCTCGTGGGCAACAAGGTCTCGGAGCGGCAAGCGCGCGCCACCAGCGTCGCCACCGAGTTCGCGCGCGAGTCGAGCAGCCTGCAGACGGTTGTCGGGCCGTTGCTCGCGCTGCAATGCGAGGAGACCGTCGTGGTCGAGCGCCTCGTGAAGCGCGACGGCAAGGACCACACGCTCAGGGAGCCCGTGACGCGCGATTGCGCCACCCATTACTTCCCGCCGCGAACGCTGGCAATCACCGGCCGCGTTCCCGTCGAGACGCTGCATCGCGGCATCTACCCGATCCGGCTGTATCGCGCTTCGCTCGCCTTCGCCGGCGAGTTCGAATGGCCGGCGAAGCCATTGCAGGAGGGTTCGGTCTCCCGAACCTGGACTGCCGCCTCCGTGATGTTCCTGACCAGCGACGCGCGTGGACTGCGCAACGTGACACCGTTGACGTGGGGTGAGGGCACGAAGACGTTCGTCCCAAGCGAAACGCATTTCTCGCTGGAATCGAAACTCGGTGACTACGAGAAGGCGCGCACGGCCGAGCCGGTCTCGTTCCGCTTCTCGCTCGATCTCTATGGCACGAAGAGCCTCAACGTCGCGCCGGTTGGCGACGCGACGACCCTGCGTCTCACGTCGGATTGGCCGCATCCCTCGTTCATCGGCGCGTTTGCTCCCGATGAAAGGCGCGTCACCGCCGAGGGCTTCGAAGCGGCGTGGAAGACGACGCACTTCGCCACGGGCGGGCGCCCGACCTGGCAGCCGACCTTCGAGAACGGCAAGCTCCGCTTCGCCGAGCGTTTCGCGGGCTTCGCGCTTGCCGATCCCGTGAACGTCTACAGCCTTTCGTACCGCGCGACCGAGTACGGGTTCCTGTTCGTGCTCTTCACCTTCGCGGGACTCGCGCTCGCCGAAGCCATCGCCGGCGTGCGGCTGCACCTCGTGCAGTACGCGCTGGTGGGAAGCGCGCTCGCGATCTTCTTCCTGCTGCTCATCGCGCTTGCCGAACACATTGCCTTCGAGCTCGCGTATCTCTCGGCGGCGACCGCGTGCGTGGCGTTGCTCACTTTTTACCTGCGCCATCCGCTGGGTATGTGGGGCCGCACCGGTGTGTTCTTCGGCCTCTTCGTGACGCTCTACGGCGCGCTCTTCGGCCTGCTGCGAAGCGAAGACCACGCGCTGCTTGCAGGCTCGCTGCTGGTCTTCGGTGTCCTCGCCGTCGGCATGCTCGCCACGCGCCGCCTGGATTGGGGAATGCTGGCGGCGCGCCTGCGTGCACCCACCGCCGGAGCTACCGTGGCGCCATGA
- a CDS encoding YjbE family putative metal transport protein (Members of this highly hydrophobic protein family,regularly are found preceded by the yybP-ykoY manganese riboswitch (see RF00080). A metal cation transport function is proposed.), which yields MDIFSTQFLSSLVAIVIIDLMLAGDNAIVIALAARNVPAHLQKKVIGWGTVGAVAVRSAMTLVVVWLLQIPGLMLVGGLLLIWIAYKLLLPDEGEGAHGEAVKPTSFWAAMRTIIIADAVMGLDNVLAVAGAAHGSYVLVVLGLLISIPIVVWGSQWLLKWVERYPIIVYIGAGVLALTAVKMILAEPVIKESFVSSEPFLIAFIYLATIGGVLLGGFIHNHRHLESRITARIAALKARPPEDSGSNSTKGNEMKKILVPVGDARNTDFAIRRVINEFMNDPAMEVHLLNVQMPLSRHVSQFVRQKNRDDFHRERAEIALVPARKLLQQHSIPFTEHIRLGDRAQTIADEAKRLQCDHIVMSTARKNSLTRMLESSTTNRVLELTTIPVELVAGDEISKLEKFGVPAGIGTALALLVAAAVD from the coding sequence ATGGACATCTTCTCGACGCAGTTCCTTTCCTCGCTCGTTGCGATCGTCATCATCGACCTCATGCTCGCGGGCGACAACGCGATCGTGATCGCCCTCGCGGCGCGCAACGTTCCCGCCCACCTGCAGAAGAAAGTGATCGGCTGGGGTACCGTCGGCGCCGTCGCCGTGCGCAGCGCCATGACGCTCGTCGTCGTGTGGCTGCTGCAGATACCGGGCCTCATGCTCGTCGGCGGGCTCCTGCTGATCTGGATCGCCTACAAGCTGCTGCTGCCCGACGAAGGCGAAGGGGCCCACGGGGAGGCGGTGAAGCCGACCAGCTTCTGGGCGGCCATGCGCACCATCATCATTGCCGACGCGGTGATGGGCCTGGACAACGTGCTCGCGGTCGCGGGCGCGGCGCACGGCAGCTACGTGCTCGTGGTGCTGGGCCTGCTCATCAGCATCCCGATCGTGGTGTGGGGCTCGCAGTGGCTGCTCAAGTGGGTCGAGCGCTATCCGATCATCGTCTACATCGGCGCGGGCGTGCTCGCCCTGACCGCCGTGAAGATGATCCTCGCCGAGCCGGTGATCAAGGAATCGTTCGTCAGCAGCGAGCCCTTCCTCATCGCGTTCATCTACCTGGCGACGATCGGCGGCGTGCTCCTGGGCGGCTTCATCCACAACCACCGCCACCTCGAATCCCGCATCACGGCGCGCATCGCCGCGTTGAAGGCGCGTCCGCCCGAAGACTCTGGTTCGAACTCCACGAAAGGAAATGAGATGAAGAAGATCCTGGTTCCCGTGGGCGATGCCCGCAACACCGACTTCGCGATCCGGCGCGTGATCAACGAGTTCATGAACGATCCGGCGATGGAGGTGCACTTGCTCAACGTCCAGATGCCGCTGTCGCGCCACGTCTCGCAGTTCGTGCGCCAGAAGAATCGCGACGACTTCCACCGCGAGCGCGCGGAGATCGCGCTCGTCCCGGCGAGGAAGCTCCTGCAGCAGCACAGCATCCCCTTCACCGAGCACATCCGCCTGGGCGACCGCGCGCAGACGATCGCCGACGAGGCCAAGCGCCTGCAATGCGACCACATCGTCATGAGCACCGCGCGCAAGAATTCGCTCACGCGCATGCTCGAGAGCTCGACCACCAACCGCGTGCTCGAGCTCACCACCATTCCCGTGGAGCTCGTCGCCGGCGACGAGATCTCGAAGCTCGAGAAGTTCGGCGTGCCCGCGGGCATCGGTACCGCACTCGCGCTCCTCGTGGCCGCCGCCGTCGACTGA
- a CDS encoding helix-turn-helix domain-containing protein codes for MSRPRYRRYFRHGFLPQLIAFEACLRLGSVTRAAEELSLAQPTVSGLLRKLSETVGSPVMQARYGRMEPTEAGRGLESLCTEMFEAIDRFDEARDPRPAGRVPEAASAVQ; via the coding sequence ATGTCCCGCCCGCGTTATCGACGCTACTTCCGCCACGGATTCCTTCCCCAGCTGATCGCCTTCGAGGCTTGCCTGCGACTGGGCAGCGTCACGCGCGCCGCCGAAGAGCTCTCCCTCGCACAACCCACGGTATCCGGCCTGCTGCGCAAGCTTTCGGAAACGGTGGGGTCCCCCGTCATGCAGGCGCGCTATGGCCGCATGGAACCCACGGAGGCCGGGCGCGGGCTCGAATCGCTGTGCACCGAGATGTTCGAGGCCATCGACCGCTTCGACGAGGCGCGCGATCCGCGTCCGGCGGGGCGGGTGCCGGAGGCCGCCTCGGCCGTGCAGTAA